In one Mucilaginibacter ginsenosidivorax genomic region, the following are encoded:
- a CDS encoding DUF763 domain-containing protein, which produces MKRSGSADLPLHYGYVPTWLAERMAKLGLAVIENIVMDYGKDEVLHRLSDPFWFQSLGAVMGMDWHSSGITTSVMGALKKSVNPHSRELGIYICGGKGKHSKQTPAELLKIGETTGLDGDHLVRCSKLSAKVDNTAIQDGFQLYTHNFILSDTGKWAVVQQGMSDASSTARRYHWHSEQLTSFVDDPHTSIYGKNTGLILNMTDKLADTSRNGVMQIAAENPEAMIKEISHLVLPNHHDVKAKDVDLKRLGAVLWLAHEKQPADFEDLLLLQGLGPRTLQSLALVSEVIHGTPSRFKDPARFSFAHGGKDGHPFPVPTKVYDETIGVLQNAIHKSKLGLSEQNEAIKRLHKIAKNAENGFTPNANFDQVIAKEREDSWKYGGRTVMGKAMPPVQQQLKLF; this is translated from the coding sequence ATGAAGCGATCCGGCAGTGCTGACTTACCTTTACACTATGGCTACGTACCCACGTGGCTTGCCGAGCGTATGGCAAAGTTAGGCTTGGCGGTAATTGAAAACATCGTAATGGATTATGGCAAGGACGAGGTTTTACACCGCCTGAGCGATCCGTTTTGGTTTCAAAGCCTTGGAGCTGTGATGGGAATGGATTGGCACTCATCAGGCATAACTACCTCGGTAATGGGCGCTCTAAAAAAATCAGTAAACCCGCACAGCCGCGAACTGGGCATTTACATTTGCGGCGGCAAAGGCAAACACTCCAAACAAACCCCTGCCGAACTGTTAAAAATTGGTGAAACCACCGGGCTCGACGGCGACCACCTTGTACGATGCAGCAAACTAAGCGCTAAAGTTGATAATACAGCCATTCAGGATGGTTTCCAGCTATATACCCACAATTTTATCCTGAGCGATACCGGCAAATGGGCTGTAGTACAACAAGGCATGAGCGATGCCAGCAGCACCGCACGCCGCTACCATTGGCATTCGGAGCAATTAACATCGTTTGTTGATGATCCGCACACATCCATCTACGGCAAAAACACTGGCCTGATCCTGAACATGACAGATAAACTGGCCGATACCTCGCGCAACGGAGTAATGCAGATAGCCGCCGAAAACCCGGAAGCCATGATCAAAGAAATCAGCCACCTGGTATTGCCCAACCATCATGATGTAAAAGCCAAGGACGTGGATTTGAAACGGCTGGGCGCTGTGCTTTGGTTAGCCCATGAAAAGCAGCCCGCTGATTTTGAAGATTTGTTGCTATTACAAGGCCTGGGGCCACGTACCCTGCAGTCGCTGGCATTGGTAAGCGAGGTTATACACGGCACCCCATCCCGGTTTAAAGATCCGGCAAGGTTTTCCTTCGCACACGGAGGCAAGGATGGCCACCCCTTCCCCGTACCTACCAAAGTATATGACGAAACTATAGGTGTGCTCCAAAATGCGATACACAAATCGAAACTGGGGTTATCGGAACAAAACGAAGCCATCAAACGGTTGCATAAAATAGCAAAGAACGCCGAAAATGGTTTTACACCCAATGCCAATTTCGATCAGGTAATAGCTAAAGAGCGTGAAGATTCATGGAAATACGGTGGGCGAACCGTTATGGGCAAAGCTATGCCGCCGGTGCAACAGCAATTGAAGTTATTTTAG
- a CDS encoding DUF2625 domain-containing protein yields MKKQILFLVLAILTLPVCAQSNLRSVAELTSDTSAWPLLLEDIKTAKNKIEILPASNGKDALYQTQVTTHSNMGAVIYFTSGILVDNGWIRILGSGSEKLKRSLPGWNKGKSFNELGEQPAFLLIADDADGGLFAINGGKFGTDMGKIYYLAPERLKWEALHIGYTEFLNFCWYGDMNQFYDGLRWKKWKEDLKKVHSDQAFNFYPYLWTTEGKDINKVTRTVVPMQEVYDFLTETMKTIKP; encoded by the coding sequence ATGAAAAAACAAATCCTATTCCTGGTGCTGGCCATTTTAACATTGCCTGTATGCGCTCAAAGCAATTTGCGGTCTGTTGCCGAATTAACCAGCGATACATCTGCCTGGCCCCTGCTTTTAGAAGATATCAAAACAGCAAAAAACAAAATCGAAATTTTGCCTGCATCCAACGGCAAAGATGCATTATATCAAACACAGGTAACCACTCACTCCAACATGGGCGCGGTTATTTATTTTACCAGCGGAATATTGGTTGATAATGGTTGGATACGCATATTAGGATCGGGCAGCGAAAAATTAAAACGAAGCCTCCCGGGCTGGAATAAAGGCAAAAGCTTTAATGAGCTGGGCGAACAACCGGCATTTTTGTTGATAGCGGATGATGCCGACGGCGGGCTTTTTGCTATCAACGGCGGCAAATTTGGTACCGATATGGGCAAAATTTATTACCTGGCACCTGAGCGCTTAAAGTGGGAAGCGCTGCACATAGGGTATACCGAATTTTTGAACTTTTGCTGGTACGGCGATATGAACCAGTTTTACGACGGCCTGCGATGGAAAAAATGGAAGGAAGATTTGAAAAAAGTACACAGTGACCAGGCTTTTAACTTTTATCCTTACCTGTGGACTACGGAAGGAAAAGACATCAATAAGGTAACCAGGACGGTAGTCCCCATGCAGGAAGTGTATGATTTTTTAACCGAAACCATGAAAACTATTAAACCATAA
- a CDS encoding AMP-dependent synthetase/ligase, with translation MSQANQLTTVPSFIRNTVANIHPESHTFLIHKVKDTWVEITYGEALEKIDAISAWLLNLGIKKGDRLSLIIENGPNYVYYDQALQQIGAVNASIYPTLTETEIEYILNDSGAKTIIAGNPFLFRKVLKIANNCPELIRIIPAFDDFEKHSNKHTLNAGVIGFDDVIKEGLALVGQYRHAIAAAREAILPTDLSCLIYTSGTTGIPKGVMLTHYNLTQNALNSVIQIPFVTKNDRFLSFLPLSHVFERTIYHIAILKGSQIAFAQSLELLAKNMGETQPTILCCVPRLLERIHDRAIKSGTSAGGLKTKIFLWAFETGKKVRLIQEAGKSPGLILKAQHGIAEKLVFSKIKEKTGGKLQFMVSGGGALPKNIGEFFGDLGIVILEGFGLTETSPVMAVTERHRVIYGTVGRIIPGIEVAIQNVETKEIYSIQTHDSFKENTETEEGEIIVRGHCVMKGYWHKPEETAMVIDEDNWFHTGDIGRFFRGNLQITDRLKNMLVNAYGKNIYPTPVENTYLKSPKIEQVFLVGDKREYIAAIIVPGKEGLQEQFGLNNDFFERPEVFIDDQEIVDWISQDIRKFSNELAKFERIKSFKVKRNPFSMEEGEITPTMKAKRKVIEKKYAAEIDELYAGEAEED, from the coding sequence ATGAGCCAGGCTAATCAACTTACAACTGTCCCATCGTTTATACGCAATACTGTTGCCAATATACATCCGGAAAGCCATACTTTTTTAATCCATAAGGTTAAGGATACCTGGGTGGAGATTACTTATGGCGAGGCGCTGGAAAAGATAGATGCCATATCGGCATGGTTGTTAAACCTGGGTATCAAAAAAGGCGACCGGCTGTCGCTGATTATTGAGAACGGCCCAAATTATGTTTATTACGACCAGGCTTTGCAGCAAATAGGCGCTGTAAATGCATCGATATACCCTACCCTCACCGAAACCGAAATAGAGTACATTTTAAACGATTCGGGAGCAAAAACCATTATTGCTGGCAATCCTTTCCTTTTTCGCAAAGTGCTTAAAATTGCCAATAACTGCCCCGAACTCATCCGTATTATACCCGCTTTTGATGATTTTGAAAAACACAGTAACAAACATACGCTCAATGCCGGCGTAATTGGCTTTGATGACGTGATTAAAGAAGGCCTGGCTTTGGTTGGCCAATATCGTCATGCTATTGCTGCCGCCCGCGAAGCCATTTTACCTACCGATCTTTCCTGCCTTATTTACACATCAGGTACAACCGGTATTCCTAAAGGCGTAATGCTTACACATTATAACCTTACCCAAAACGCGTTGAACAGCGTTATTCAAATTCCTTTTGTAACCAAAAATGATCGCTTTTTATCGTTTTTGCCGTTATCGCATGTATTTGAGCGCACTATTTATCATATCGCCATTTTAAAGGGATCGCAAATTGCTTTTGCCCAAAGTTTGGAGCTGTTAGCTAAAAACATGGGCGAAACCCAGCCTACCATACTATGCTGCGTACCGCGCCTGCTTGAACGTATTCACGATAGGGCCATTAAAAGTGGCACATCTGCAGGTGGCTTAAAGACCAAAATATTTTTATGGGCCTTTGAAACAGGTAAAAAAGTGCGTTTGATACAGGAAGCCGGTAAATCGCCGGGGCTTATCCTTAAAGCCCAGCATGGCATTGCCGAAAAATTGGTTTTCAGTAAGATAAAAGAAAAAACCGGCGGCAAGCTGCAGTTCATGGTATCGGGCGGAGGCGCCCTGCCCAAAAACATTGGTGAGTTTTTTGGCGACCTGGGTATTGTAATACTGGAAGGATTCGGGCTCACAGAAACATCGCCTGTTATGGCTGTAACCGAAAGGCACAGGGTTATTTATGGCACTGTGGGCCGTATTATTCCCGGCATTGAGGTGGCCATCCAAAATGTAGAGACCAAAGAAATTTACTCCATCCAAACCCACGATAGTTTTAAGGAAAACACAGAAACCGAAGAAGGTGAAATTATTGTTCGCGGCCATTGCGTAATGAAAGGTTACTGGCATAAGCCCGAAGAAACCGCCATGGTTATTGACGAAGATAACTGGTTTCACACCGGCGATATCGGTCGTTTCTTCCGCGGCAACCTGCAAATTACCGACAGGCTTAAAAACATGCTGGTAAACGCGTATGGCAAAAACATATATCCTACACCGGTTGAGAATACCTACCTCAAAAGCCCTAAAATAGAACAGGTGTTTTTAGTGGGCGATAAACGCGAATACATTGCCGCCATTATAGTGCCCGGCAAAGAAGGCCTGCAGGAACAATTCGGTCTCAACAACGATTTTTTTGAGCGCCCCGAAGTATTTATTGATGACCAGGAGATTGTAGACTGGATAAGCCAGGATATCCGCAAATTCAGTAATGAGCTGGCCAAGTTTGAACGCATTAAGTCATTCAAAGTAAAGCGTAACCCTTTCAGCATGGAAGAAGGCGAAATAACCCCAACCATGAAAGCCAAACGCAAAGTAATTGAGAAAAAATATGCGGCAGAAATAGATGAGCTGTACGCCGGTGAAGCGGAAGAAGATTAA
- a CDS encoding alpha/beta fold hydrolase codes for MKNSLLLYIKITTFIIILMTTATTTQAQDAGKYAQVNGIKMYYEIHGKGQPLVLIHGGGSTMHTSFGKIMPQLAKTHMVIAVDLQNHGRTSARDIPETFEQDADDVAELLKQLNIKGADVMGFSNGGSTTLQLAIRHPELVHKLVAISALYKRAGTFPWFWDFMRNADISSMPQIYKDVYLAIPGNTQAGLQNMHDKDAQRMQTFKDWNADDIKAIQAPTLVIVSDQDVITPEHAIELSRLLPHGRLTIMPGSHGAFMGEVMAPNPDSKVPALFVALLDEFLTEGMPEVK; via the coding sequence ATGAAAAACTCATTGCTGCTATATATTAAGATCACTACTTTTATAATTATACTTATGACAACAGCCACCACCACACAAGCGCAGGATGCCGGTAAATATGCCCAGGTAAACGGCATAAAAATGTATTACGAAATTCATGGCAAAGGCCAGCCGCTGGTATTAATTCACGGTGGCGGTTCAACCATGCATACGTCATTTGGTAAAATCATGCCACAACTTGCCAAAACCCACATGGTTATTGCCGTCGACCTGCAAAATCACGGCCGTACATCGGCAAGGGATATCCCCGAAACTTTTGAACAGGATGCCGATGATGTGGCCGAACTGCTAAAACAGTTAAACATTAAAGGTGCCGATGTTATGGGTTTTAGCAACGGCGGCAGCACTACACTGCAATTGGCCATCAGGCATCCCGAATTAGTACATAAACTGGTTGCCATTTCGGCACTTTATAAACGCGCCGGCACATTCCCGTGGTTTTGGGATTTTATGCGCAATGCAGATATATCATCGATGCCACAGATTTACAAAGATGTTTACCTGGCCATACCCGGCAATACCCAGGCCGGGTTGCAAAACATGCACGATAAGGATGCCCAACGGATGCAAACTTTTAAGGATTGGAATGCCGACGATATCAAAGCCATCCAGGCCCCTACCCTGGTCATTGTAAGCGACCAGGATGTGATAACGCCCGAGCACGCTATAGAGTTGTCGCGGTTATTGCCACATGGCCGGCTAACCATTATGCCCGGCAGTCACGGCGCTTTTATGGGCGAAGTTATGGCGCCAAACCCGGATAGCAAAGTACCGGCGTTATTTGTGGCATTGCTTGATGAGTTTTTGACGGAGGGTATGCCTGAAGTTAAATAA